The following coding sequences lie in one Zingiber officinale cultivar Zhangliang chromosome 2B, Zo_v1.1, whole genome shotgun sequence genomic window:
- the LOC122047956 gene encoding probable disease resistance protein At1g61300: MGGIGKTTMLKRIQQHYLLKHTIFDRVIWVVASKGCQLKRLQIDIAKSLKLHTLEENDDEQTCGDKLFSFLKSRNCLLLLDDIWEHVDVQLLGMAHSATERGQQQQPRKVVVFTTRSEIVCAQMKAEKKTKVKCLDSDQAWKLFEQNSDGDVLSSDAGIKFVAEKLAKECAGLPLALVTIARALSGKKSWEVWNDALNQIRDKHEWTTVCLPEDSFVMYKAFKLSYDSLENDSIRECLLCCALWPEDHKINKFELIPCWIGCGIISEFNVINEALAKGCSYLEALMATSLLEKCSDMDSSYGDTLVKMHDVIRDMALLMVFGLESNKRKWIVKAGVGLSDLPRQEE; encoded by the coding sequence ATGGGCGGTATCGGTAAGACCACCATGTTGAAGAGGATCCAACAACACTATCTTCTTAAGCATACCATATTTGATCGCGTCATTTGGGTTGTGGCCTCCAAAGGCTGCCAATTGAAAAGGCTCCAGATTGATATTGCTAAGAGCCTAAAACTGCATACACTGGAGGAGAATGACGATGAGCAAACCTGTGGCGATAAGCTGTTTAGTTTCTTGAAGAGCAGGAACTGCTTGTTGCTTCTCGATGACATTTGGGAACATGTGGATGTTCAACTATTGGGGATGGCACACTCAGCTACTGAGCGAGGCCAGCAGCAGCAGCCGCGTAAAGTTGTGGTGTTCACGACCCGCAGTGAGATAGTGTGTGCACAAATGAAagcagaaaagaaaaccaaagtcaAATGTCTGGATTCAGATCAAGCATGGAAACTCTTTGAGCAGAACAGCGATGGGGATGTTCTCAGCTCAGATGCTGGAATTAAGTTCGTTGCTGAAAAACTTGCTAAAGAATGTGCTGGTCTTCCGCTAGCTCTTGTCACCATCGCCCGAGCCCTGTCAGGGAAAAAGTCTTGGGAAGTTTGGAATGACGCTCTCAATCAAATAAGGGATAAACATGAATGGACGACCGTATGTCTTCCAGAAGATTCGTTTGTCATGTATAAAGCCTTCAAGCTGAGCTACGACAGTTTAGAGAATGACTCCATAAGAGAATGCCTCTTGTGCTGCGCTTTGTGGCCTGAAGATCATAAGATCAATAAGTTTGAGTTGATACCGTGTTGGATAGGTTGCGGTATAATCTCTGAATTTAATGTGATCAATGAAGCTTTAGCCAAAGGATGCTCGTACTTAGAAGCTCTCATGGCTACATCCTTGCTAGAGAAATGTAGTGACATGGACTCTTCTTATGGGGATACGCTTGTAAAGATGCACGATGTCATCCGAGACATGGCATTGTTGATGGTCTTTGGTTTGGAGAGCAACAAAAGAAAATGGATTGTAAAAGCAGGAGTCGGATTGAGTGATTTGCCTAGACAAGAAGAATGA